A region from the Corylus avellana chromosome ca7, CavTom2PMs-1.0 genome encodes:
- the LOC132187185 gene encoding uncharacterized protein LOC132187185 — MDSETRRKIEETVLDILRKANVEEMTEFEVRLAASKRLGIDLFEPQRKLLVRSVVENFLLLTMEDEEGGGGDGKQAHSNVREETKEVVQEEEEEEQDTRLKKEVNDGGDRVVCKLSNKRRVVIQDFRGKTLVSIREFYEKDGKQIPTAKGISLSTEQWSAFRKSVPAIEEAVSKMELKLRSHLDGKQTEDVCDSVSDLASQEVVAIATHRFYGKNYHCWAQQMEIFLKQSKIGYVLTDPCPSVSLGPEATTEEIARAKHDELKWVNDDCICRCNILSSLSDPLFYQYSKRAGSAKELWEELKLVYLFEEFGTKRSQVKNYIEFQMVEERPVVEQVQEFNNIADAIVAAGMSIDENFHVSVIISKLPPSWKDFCIKLMREEYLPFRKLMDHLRIEEECRSQEKQRESSNLLGDHDVRKFRPQTRDLKPPGMRWNRRESEMDGRPKICHNCGKKGHISRNCRGKFVKENNENRYVDNGSMPAVTEV; from the exons ATGGACTCTGAAACTCGACGGAAAATCGAGGAAACAGTGCTAGACATACTGAGGAAAGCGAACGTGGAGGAGATGACCGAGTTCGAGGTCCGACTCGCGGCCTCGAAGCGACTAGGGATAGACCTCTTCGAACCCCAGCGCAAGTTACTTGTGCGGAGCGTGGTGGAGAATTTCCTGCTCTTGACAATGGAGGAcgaagaaggaggaggaggcgACGGCAAGCAGGCCCATTCGAATGTTCGCGAGGAGACCAAAGAGGTGGtgcaggaggaggaggaggaggagcaggaCACAAGGCTGAAGAAGGAGGTGAATGACGGCGGAGACCGCGTTGTTTGCAAG CTTTCAAACAAGAGGAGGGTGGTAATTCAAGATTTCAGAGGGAAAACTTTGGTTTCAATTAGGGAATTCTATGAGAAGGATGGAAAGCAGATTCCTACGGCCAAAG GAATTAGTTTGTCAACTGAACAATGGTCGGCCTTCAGGAAGAGTGTCCCTGCTATAGAGGAAGCCGTCAGTAAGATGGAACTGAAGTTAAG ATCCCACCTTGATGGTAAACAAACTGAAGATGTATGTGATTCAGTGAGTGATCTTGCTTCCCAAGAAGTTGTTGCTATTGCCACCCACCGTTTTTATGGGAAGAATTACCATTGCTGGGCACAGCAAATGGAAATTTTCTTAAAGCAATCAAAGATTGGATATGTACTTACTGACCCATGCCCAAGTGTTTCTTTAGGCCCGGAAGCAACTACCGAAGAAATTGCTCGAGCCAAACATGATGAGCTAAAGTGGGTGAATGATGACTGTATTTGCCGTTGCAACATCTTGAGCTCTCTGTCTGACCCTCTCTTTTACCAATACTCTAAAAGAGCTGGGAGTGCTAAAGAACTGTGGGAAGAGCTGAAAttagtttatctttttgagGAGTTTGGAACAAAGAGATCTCAAGTGAAGAATTACATTGAATTCCAGATGGTTGAAGAAAGACCTGTAGTTGAACAAGTCCAAGAATTCAACAACATTGCAGACGCTATTGTTGCGGCCGGAATGTCGATTGATGAGAACTTTCATGTCAGTGTCATCATTTCCAAACTTCCACCATCTTGGAAGGACTTCTGCATCAAGTTGATGCGTGAGGAGTATCTACCTTTCAGGAAGTTGATGGATCATTTGAGGATCGAGGAAGAGTGTCGCAGCCAAGAGAAGCAAAGAGAATCTTCTAATCTGTTGGGCGATCACGACGTCCGGAAATTTAGACCACAGACCAGAGATCTGAAGCCACCGGGCATGCGATGGAATAGACGAGAATCAGAGATGGATGGAAGGCCCAAAATCTGCCACAATTGTGGCAAGAAAGGGCATATTTCGCGCAACTGTCGTGGGAAGTTTGtcaaggaaaataatgaaaacaGATATGTGGACAATGGATCTATGCCTGCAGTTACAGAGGTTTAA
- the LOC132188802 gene encoding protein DEFECTIVE IN MERISTEM SILENCING 3-like isoform X2, translating into MHQPNRQDNSESLEKKDKQHEDNLKFLKTQINQLDESIRDLQVSLGRYHCSANVAETANDNSSHTEEETMGQILQQENSAAGVFCWLKANHLSQALDLPLTKDVLGVVANLARVDDDNLSRLLSEYLGLETMLAIVSKTFEGVKALEKYDGEGIVNSRTGLHLLGSSIGKRINGRFLVICLEDLRPYAGGFVADDQQRKLDLPKPKLQNGECPPGFLDYAVNMINLDRRNLSCLTASGHGLRETLFYGLFSRLQIYRTRSEMLLALTCITDGALSLDGGMIKKPGVFDLGSRKDVEVKFPVASGKSNAPVTYIQTEDMIKKLEWERSKFVEDMQREQQLLDHANFTRHA; encoded by the exons ATGCATCAGCCTAACCGACAG GATAATTCAGAGAGCTTGGAGAAAAAAGACAAGCAGCATGAAGATAATCTTAAATTTCTGAAGACTCAGATAAACCAGTTAGATGAATCTATACGTGATTTACAAG TGAGTCTTGGAAGGTATCATTGTTCAGCAAATGTGGCTGAAACAGCTAATGATAATTCTTCTCACACTGAGGAGGAAACAATGGGACAGATATTGCAGCAAGAAAACTCTGCAGCTGGTGTATTTTGCTGGTTGAAAGCTAATCATTTAAGTCAGGCATTGGATTTGCCATTAACCAAGGATGTTCTGGGTGTTGTAGCTAATCTTGCCAGAGTTGATGATGATAACCTTAGTAG GCTTCTCTCAGAGTACTTGGGATTAGAGACTATGCTTGCAATAGTTTCCAAGACATTTGAAGGTGTTAAGGCTTTGGAGAAGTATGATGGGGAAGGCATAGTAAATAGCAGAACCGGTCTACATTTGCTTGGATCTTCTATTGGGAAAAGAATAAATGGCCGGTTCCTTGTCATTTGTCTTGAAGATTTAAG ACCATATGCTGGTGGATTTGTGGCTGATGACCAGCAAAGGAAACTTGATCTTCCAAAGCCAAAATTACAGAATGGGGAGTGTCCGCCTGGCTTTCTTGATTATGCAGTGAACATGATCAATTTGGATAGGAGAAATTTATCTTGTCTTACTGCCAGTGGACATGGTTTGAGAGAGACATTATTCTATGGCCTCTTCTCTCGCCTGCAAATATACAGAACCAGAAGCGAGATGCTACTTGCTCTCACATGCATAACTGACGGAGCACTGTCTTTAGATGGTGGGATGATTAAGAAACCTGGTGTATTTGACCTTGGCAGTCG GAAAGATGTAGAGGTAAAATTTCCCGTAGCCTCTGGAAAGTCGAATGCACCAGTGACCTACATCCAAACTGAAGATATGATCAAGAAGCTGGAATGGGAAAGATCTAAATTTGTAGAGGATATGCAAAGAGAACAACAATTATTGGACCATGCCAACTTCACAAGACATGCTTAA
- the LOC132188802 gene encoding protein DEFECTIVE IN MERISTEM SILENCING 3-like isoform X1: MHQPNRQHTFQDNSESLEKKDKQHEDNLKFLKTQINQLDESIRDLQVSLGRYHCSANVAETANDNSSHTEEETMGQILQQENSAAGVFCWLKANHLSQALDLPLTKDVLGVVANLARVDDDNLSRLLSEYLGLETMLAIVSKTFEGVKALEKYDGEGIVNSRTGLHLLGSSIGKRINGRFLVICLEDLRPYAGGFVADDQQRKLDLPKPKLQNGECPPGFLDYAVNMINLDRRNLSCLTASGHGLRETLFYGLFSRLQIYRTRSEMLLALTCITDGALSLDGGMIKKPGVFDLGSRKDVEVKFPVASGKSNAPVTYIQTEDMIKKLEWERSKFVEDMQREQQLLDHANFTRHA; the protein is encoded by the exons ATGCATCAGCCTAACCGACAG CATACTTTTCAGGATAATTCAGAGAGCTTGGAGAAAAAAGACAAGCAGCATGAAGATAATCTTAAATTTCTGAAGACTCAGATAAACCAGTTAGATGAATCTATACGTGATTTACAAG TGAGTCTTGGAAGGTATCATTGTTCAGCAAATGTGGCTGAAACAGCTAATGATAATTCTTCTCACACTGAGGAGGAAACAATGGGACAGATATTGCAGCAAGAAAACTCTGCAGCTGGTGTATTTTGCTGGTTGAAAGCTAATCATTTAAGTCAGGCATTGGATTTGCCATTAACCAAGGATGTTCTGGGTGTTGTAGCTAATCTTGCCAGAGTTGATGATGATAACCTTAGTAG GCTTCTCTCAGAGTACTTGGGATTAGAGACTATGCTTGCAATAGTTTCCAAGACATTTGAAGGTGTTAAGGCTTTGGAGAAGTATGATGGGGAAGGCATAGTAAATAGCAGAACCGGTCTACATTTGCTTGGATCTTCTATTGGGAAAAGAATAAATGGCCGGTTCCTTGTCATTTGTCTTGAAGATTTAAG ACCATATGCTGGTGGATTTGTGGCTGATGACCAGCAAAGGAAACTTGATCTTCCAAAGCCAAAATTACAGAATGGGGAGTGTCCGCCTGGCTTTCTTGATTATGCAGTGAACATGATCAATTTGGATAGGAGAAATTTATCTTGTCTTACTGCCAGTGGACATGGTTTGAGAGAGACATTATTCTATGGCCTCTTCTCTCGCCTGCAAATATACAGAACCAGAAGCGAGATGCTACTTGCTCTCACATGCATAACTGACGGAGCACTGTCTTTAGATGGTGGGATGATTAAGAAACCTGGTGTATTTGACCTTGGCAGTCG GAAAGATGTAGAGGTAAAATTTCCCGTAGCCTCTGGAAAGTCGAATGCACCAGTGACCTACATCCAAACTGAAGATATGATCAAGAAGCTGGAATGGGAAAGATCTAAATTTGTAGAGGATATGCAAAGAGAACAACAATTATTGGACCATGCCAACTTCACAAGACATGCTTAA
- the LOC132187615 gene encoding transcription factor MTB1 produces the protein MKIEAGLGGAVWNDEEKTMVAAVLGTRAFDYLLSSSVPNENLLMAVGSDEHLQNTLSDLVESPNASNFSWNYAIFWQLSRSKSGDWVLGWGDGSCREPKEGEEPEAMRILNLRLGDETQQKMRKRVLQKLHKLFGGSDEDNYALGLDRVTDTEMFFLASMYFSFPRGEGGPGKCFASGKHVWLPDALKSQSDYCVRSFLAKSAGIQTIVLVTTDVGVVELGSVRSVGENLELLQSIRSSFSAHPSLTKVKLVPALPVVSEKKDENAPIVNLGMVDRVEGIPKIFGQDLNSGNLIRPPYREKLAVRKMEERPWEVYPNRSKIAYPSPRNGLHSSSWGQIHGGKQGSPSEIYCSQTPNNLQERVNGVMEEYRLNHYQPQKQVQMQIDFSGATSRPSVMSRPFSAESEHSDVEASCKEERAGAAEERRPRKRGRKPANGREEPLNHVEAERQRREKLNQRFYALRAVVPNISKMDKASLLGDAIAYINELQAKLKVMEVERERFGSTSRDASTLEGNSNTENLYRPPNVDIQAAHDEVIVRVSCPLDSHPASRVIQAFKDAQVTVVESKIAAANDTVFHTFVIKSQGSEQLTKEKLIAAFSRESNSLQPLSSVG, from the coding sequence ATGAAGATTGAGGCGGGTTTGGGTGGTGCGGTGTGGAATGATGAGGAGAAGACCATGGTTGCGGCGGTTCTGGGGACTCGGGCTTTCGATTACTTGCTATCGAGCTCGGTTCCAAATGAAAATTTGTTAATGGCTGTGGGAAGTGATGAGCATTTGCAAAACACGCTTTCGGATCTCGTGGAGAGCCCGAACGCCTCGAACTTTAGCTGGAATTATGCAATCTTTTGGCAACTTTCAAGGTCCAAGTCAGGGGATTGGGTTTTGGGGTGGGGGGATGGGTCTTGTAGGGAGCCTAAGGAGGGGGAGGAGCCTGAAGCTATGCGAATTCTTAATCTTCGCCTGGGGGATGAGACTCAGCAGAAGATGAGGAAAAGGGTGCTTCAGAAGCTGcacaaattgtttgggggaTCGGATGAGGATAATTATGCCTTAGGATTGGACCGGGTTACCGATACGGAGATGTTCTTTCTTGCATCGATGTATTTCTCATTCCCTCGAGGCGAGGGCGGTCCAGGAAAGTGCTTTGCGTCCGGGAAGCATGTGTGGCTCCCGGATGCTCTGAAATCGCAGTCTGATTATTGTGTCCGGTCGTTCCTTGCAAAATCTGCTGGAATCCAGACCATTGTTTTAGTCACAACTGATGTGGGTGTGGTTGAGTTGGGTTCAGTAAGATCTGTGGGTGAAAATTTAGAATTGTTGCAGTCAATAAGATCATCATTTTCGGCACATCCCTCACTAACAAAGGTTAAGCTAGTGCCAGCATTGCCGGTGGTGAGtgagaagaaagatgaaaatgCCCCTATTGTGAATTTGGGGATGGTGGATAGAGTGGAAGGAATTCCAAAGATCTTTGGGCAGGATTTGAACTCGGGTAACTTGATTCGTCCTCCTTACCGGGAGAAACTTGCTGTTAGAAAGATGGAAGAGAGGCCATGGGAAGTCTATCCTAATAGGAGTAAGATTGCATACCCCAGCCCACGAAATGGTCTCCATAGCTCAAGTTGGGGACAGATTCATGGTGGGAAACAAGGGAGTCCATCAGAAATTTATTGTTCGCAGACCCCAAATAACTTACAGGAGCGTGTTaatggggttatggaagaatatcgGCTAAACCACTACCAGCCACAAAAGCAGGTGCAAATGCAAATTGATTTTTCAGGGGCCACCTCAAGGCCTTCTGTGATGTCCCGGCCGTTTAGTGCTGAATCTGAGCACTCAGATGTCGAAGCCTCGTGCAAGGAAGAGCGAGCAGGTGCAGCGGAGGAACGGAGACCCAGGAAACGAGGCAGAAAACCTGCAAATGGAAGAGAAGAACCGCTCAATCATGTGGAGGCGGAGAGGCAGCGGCGGGAGAAGCTTAATCAACGGTTCTATGCATTACGAGCTGTTGTGCCCAATATATCCAAGATGGACAAAGCCTCCTTGTTGGGAGATGCCATTGCTTACATCAATGAGCTTCAGGCAAAGCTCAAGGTCATGGAAGTAGAGAGGGAAAGATTTGGGAGCACTTCAAGAGATGCATCAACTTTGGAGGGTAACTCGAACACTGAAAACCTATATCGACCTCCTAATGTTGATATTCAAGCTGCCCATGATGAGGTTATTGTAAGGGTGAGCTGCCCTTTAGATTCACACCCTGCATCAAGAGTCATCCAAGCATTCAAAGATGCACAAGTTACTGTTGTAGAGTCGAAAATCGCCGCAGCAAATGACACTGTGTTTCATACATTTGTAATCAAGTCTCAAGGATCTGAGCAATTGACAAAGGAAAAGTTGATTGCAGCATTTTCTCGGGAATCCAACTCCTTACAGCCATTGTCTTCAGTTGGGTAG